In the genome of bacterium, one region contains:
- a CDS encoding sugar phosphate isomerase/epimerase family protein, which yields MYVSIRDDTAMGVDYPSLGDALKDLGLNAVEIGVWHDYKVRGLGPDENLNIGTANGLAKFKKQFSDAGIQISAFLLSNDFNAEDVDAEIAWVVQVCKAADELGVPAIRIDAYMRNQDELPFDTRMEIFSSCIKRIIEATPGSTVKLGIENHGSQGNDPEFLQACIDSVSSPRLGLTVDTANLYWRGYPVSTVDAIIKRFAPNTVHTHMKNICFPEGTKDVEREMGWGYMEYCCPLQDGDIDIKGYVTALCEAGYKDDLCIEDESLGRFTKEVGKQNLRRQVEFLISLL from the coding sequence ATGTACGTTTCAATTCGTGATGACACTGCAATGGGTGTCGATTATCCATCTTTGGGAGATGCATTGAAAGATTTGGGGCTGAATGCCGTCGAGATCGGCGTTTGGCATGATTATAAGGTTCGAGGCCTTGGCCCTGACGAAAATCTTAATATCGGCACTGCTAATGGCCTAGCTAAGTTCAAAAAGCAATTCAGCGATGCAGGAATTCAAATTAGCGCATTTTTGTTGAGTAATGACTTTAACGCCGAGGATGTTGATGCAGAAATCGCCTGGGTGGTCCAAGTCTGCAAGGCAGCAGATGAGCTTGGTGTTCCAGCCATACGCATCGATGCCTATATGAGAAATCAAGATGAGCTGCCGTTCGATACTCGCATGGAAATCTTTTCCAGTTGCATCAAACGGATCATCGAAGCAACCCCAGGATCCACAGTAAAATTGGGCATCGAAAACCACGGTTCACAAGGCAACGACCCCGAATTCCTTCAAGCCTGTATAGATTCCGTATCAAGCCCACGCTTGGGTCTAACAGTTGATACTGCCAATCTTTATTGGCGTGGCTACCCTGTATCTACTGTTGACGCGATTATCAAACGTTTCGCACCGAATACGGTTCATACCCATATGAAGAATATCTGCTTCCCTGAGGGCACAAAGGATGTCGAAAGGGAAATGGGCTGGGGCTATATGGAATATTGCTGCCCATTACAGGATGGCGATATCGATATCAAAGGCTATGTTACAGCTTTGTGTGAAGCCGGTTACAAGGACGATCTTTGTATTGAAGACGAATCTTTAGGCCGATTCACGAAAGAGGTTGGCAAACAGAATTTACGCCGACAGGTCGAGTTCCTCATCTCACTTCTCTAA
- the pyk gene encoding pyruvate kinase, whose translation MNRHTKIVATLGPASSSTESVKALVNAGVNVIRFNCAHGSWVERGDEIERVRQAAAAKKQPIGILLDLAGPKIRLGVITAGTRQISPGDKIELVLAAESKDALPVPVPEFFRACRLNNRILLGDGYIELKITQCDNDRLETKAISGGVVKSHHGITLMGKALDLEPITPKDEQDLEQGIKYQPDFISLSYIRSAAHINDLKEKLAKLGGHARLVAKIETQEAVNDIENIIEVCDVVMVARGDLGLQLPIENVPTIQKQIIRLCNRASKPVITATQMLESMIANPRPTRAEVTDVANAILDGTDAVMLSGETAMGQYPVETVTVMGRIAQEAETGIDHGCTLDVLNMNSHRETTEAVAQAVCALAESLRAKAIVTATTSGYTAQMVSRFRPRMPIVAPTSEEGTYRSLALVWGVRPLLIDKATNVDELMNLAMQAGVKNSLLKAGDKVVFTCGVPVGNPGSTNLISVRTV comes from the coding sequence ATGAACCGTCACACAAAAATAGTCGCAACGCTCGGCCCAGCGTCATCAAGCACAGAGAGTGTTAAAGCGCTGGTGAATGCGGGGGTAAATGTAATCCGCTTCAACTGTGCTCATGGCAGTTGGGTCGAGCGAGGTGATGAGATTGAGCGGGTCAGGCAAGCTGCCGCAGCTAAAAAGCAACCAATTGGTATCTTGCTTGATCTTGCCGGACCGAAAATACGTCTGGGCGTAATCACCGCCGGTACAAGACAGATTAGTCCCGGTGATAAGATTGAACTTGTTTTAGCGGCAGAAAGCAAGGATGCGCTTCCTGTTCCAGTACCGGAGTTCTTTCGGGCATGCAGATTAAACAATCGAATACTTTTAGGCGATGGTTATATTGAGCTTAAAATCACTCAATGTGACAACGACAGGCTGGAAACTAAAGCTATATCAGGCGGAGTGGTGAAATCGCACCATGGCATCACCCTTATGGGGAAAGCTCTCGATTTAGAGCCGATTACCCCGAAGGATGAGCAGGATTTAGAACAAGGGATTAAGTATCAACCTGATTTCATATCGCTCTCATATATTCGCTCGGCGGCTCATATCAACGACCTGAAGGAGAAACTGGCCAAACTGGGGGGACATGCCCGGTTAGTTGCCAAAATCGAGACTCAGGAAGCTGTCAACGACATTGAAAACATTATAGAGGTCTGTGATGTGGTGATGGTGGCGCGAGGCGATTTGGGGCTTCAACTCCCTATCGAAAATGTGCCTACAATTCAAAAGCAAATTATTAGGCTTTGCAATCGCGCGAGCAAACCCGTGATTACGGCCACCCAGATGCTCGAATCGATGATCGCAAATCCGCGCCCAACCCGGGCGGAAGTAACTGACGTCGCGAATGCCATCTTAGACGGAACCGATGCAGTCATGCTCTCCGGTGAAACGGCAATGGGGCAATACCCGGTAGAAACCGTGACTGTCATGGGTCGCATCGCACAAGAAGCAGAAACCGGAATTGACCATGGCTGTACTCTGGATGTTCTTAATATGAACTCTCATCGAGAGACAACCGAGGCGGTTGCGCAGGCAGTTTGCGCGTTAGCTGAATCGCTCAGAGCAAAAGCGATTGTGACAGCGACAACTAGCGGTTATACCGCTCAGATGGTTTCGAGATTTCGACCCAGGATGCCGATTGTGGCTCCTACCTCGGAAGAAGGGACTTATCGAAGTCTGGCTTTGGTATGGGGAGTTCGCCCCTTGCTTATCGATAAAGCCACTAATGTTGACGAGCTAATGAACTTAGCGATGCAAGCTGGAGTGAAAAATAGCCTGCTTAAAGCAGGCGATAAGGTGGTTTTCACCTGCGGAGTGCCGGTTGGAAATCCTGGCAGCACAAATTTAATCTCGGTCAGGACTGTGTAG
- the eno gene encoding phosphopyruvate hydratase has protein sequence MSLITDISAREILDSRGNPTVEVDVLLDDGSFGRAAVPSGASTGAYEAVELRDEDADRYGGKGVGTAVDNVIDEIAPRLFEMDATDQVLIDKTMIEIDGTPNKANLGANAILAVSLAMAKAGADSVGLPLYKYIGGVYAHVLPVPMMNIINGGKHADSSVDFQEFMISPVGAPSFAEAVRWGSEVYYSLRKVLKKQGLNTAVGDEGGFAPNLTSVDAAIDVIIEAISQAGLTPGQDVFITMDPASTELYKDGVYHFPGEGGKTRTSAEMVELYNKLIAKYPIISIEDGLAEDDWDGWKALTDAIGDRCQLVGDDLFVTNTERLKEGIEKGVANSILIKVNQIGTLTETLEAIDVARRASYSSVISHRSGETEDVTIADLAVATNAGQIKTGAPARTDRVAKYNQLLRIEEELDKAAVYAGFNAYPMLKRKG, from the coding sequence ATGTCTCTTATTACTGATATTTCGGCACGTGAGATCCTTGATTCTCGCGGAAACCCCACAGTGGAAGTGGATGTCTTGCTCGATGACGGTTCTTTTGGAAGAGCAGCCGTCCCTTCCGGAGCGTCAACCGGCGCTTATGAAGCAGTTGAATTACGCGATGAAGACGCGGATCGTTATGGCGGCAAAGGTGTTGGCACCGCTGTCGATAACGTGATTGATGAGATTGCGCCTCGTCTTTTTGAGATGGACGCAACCGACCAGGTACTTATCGATAAGACCATGATCGAAATCGATGGCACCCCCAACAAAGCTAACCTCGGCGCTAACGCCATATTAGCCGTTTCATTAGCTATGGCCAAAGCAGGCGCTGACTCCGTTGGCCTCCCGCTTTATAAATATATCGGCGGCGTCTACGCTCACGTTCTGCCTGTGCCGATGATGAATATCATCAACGGCGGCAAGCATGCCGACAGCAGCGTCGATTTCCAAGAATTTATGATTTCGCCGGTAGGCGCTCCAAGCTTTGCGGAAGCAGTGCGTTGGGGTTCTGAAGTCTACTACTCGCTAAGAAAAGTGCTCAAGAAGCAGGGACTCAATACTGCCGTCGGTGATGAAGGCGGATTTGCCCCTAATCTAACCTCAGTCGATGCCGCTATCGATGTCATTATCGAAGCCATCAGCCAGGCAGGCCTTACACCGGGTCAGGATGTTTTCATAACGATGGACCCGGCTTCAACAGAGCTTTATAAAGATGGCGTCTACCACTTCCCAGGCGAGGGCGGTAAAACCCGAACCTCCGCTGAGATGGTCGAGCTATACAACAAGCTCATCGCTAAGTACCCCATCATCTCAATTGAAGACGGCCTAGCCGAAGACGATTGGGATGGCTGGAAGGCTCTTACCGATGCAATCGGTGACCGATGCCAGCTAGTTGGCGATGACTTGTTCGTCACCAACACAGAGCGGCTCAAAGAGGGCATCGAAAAGGGCGTCGCTAACTCAATTCTTATCAAGGTCAACCAAATCGGAACCTTGACTGAGACACTGGAAGCAATTGATGTCGCACGTCGCGCATCCTACTCTTCAGTAATTTCTCACCGCTCAGGCGAGACGGAAGATGTTACAATCGCCGATTTAGCGGTTGCAACGAACGCAGGACAAATTAAGACGGGCGCTCCTGCTCGCACCGACCGAGTCGCCAAATACAACCAACTCCTTCGAATTGAAGAAGAGTTGGATAAGGCCGCTGTTTATGCCGGATTCAACGCGTATCCAATGTTAAAGCGTAAGGGATGA